From one Peredibacter starrii genomic stretch:
- a CDS encoding tRNA (5-methylaminomethyl-2-thiouridine)(34)-methyltransferase MnmD yields MSNGILPPGHTLVETQDGSFTLFSEAFQEACHSTTGARAETLLHYVEGCQIVSKLRQHSPLNILEVGFGLGIGFLTTLEVVGTERPWHFISMEIDRNLLEWFRQKFSDHSFLKNLQWKKLGDLEVLEAEALGCKLTILCGDGRKTLPMYVSYVAVKWHAIYQDAFSPKRNPILWTKEWFKFLKEHADHDVILSTYSASTSIRKSLTASGWQVKKGEKFGPKRTSTRATLTGETDPEIILQMERSPALVLSDSNINDFLTK; encoded by the coding sequence ATGAGTAATGGAATTTTACCTCCCGGACATACACTAGTTGAGACTCAAGATGGGTCCTTCACACTCTTCTCTGAGGCCTTTCAAGAGGCCTGTCATTCGACTACTGGAGCTCGAGCAGAAACGCTTCTTCACTATGTAGAAGGTTGTCAGATCGTGAGCAAACTAAGGCAGCATTCTCCCTTGAACATTCTTGAAGTTGGTTTCGGTTTGGGGATTGGGTTTCTCACGACTCTTGAAGTTGTTGGCACTGAAAGACCTTGGCATTTTATTTCCATGGAAATTGATCGAAACCTTCTTGAATGGTTTCGCCAAAAATTCAGTGATCATTCATTTCTCAAAAATTTACAGTGGAAAAAGTTGGGCGACTTGGAAGTTCTTGAGGCCGAAGCGCTTGGCTGCAAACTCACCATTCTATGTGGAGATGGAAGAAAGACCCTTCCGATGTACGTGAGTTATGTGGCCGTAAAGTGGCATGCCATTTACCAGGACGCATTCTCTCCAAAGAGAAATCCCATTCTCTGGACCAAGGAATGGTTTAAATTTTTAAAAGAGCACGCCGATCATGACGTAATTCTCTCGACCTATTCGGCCAGTACTTCTATCCGAAAAAGTCTCACTGCTTCAGGGTGGCAAGTTAAGAAAGGTGAGAAGTTTGGTCCAAAGCGCACCAGCACTCGCGCAACGCTTACGGGTGAAACAGATCCTGAGATCATTCTTCAGATGGAACGCTCTCCAGCATTGGTACTCTCTGATAGCAACATAAATGATTTTCTGACAAAATAA